One Cucumis melo cultivar AY chromosome 8, USDA_Cmelo_AY_1.0, whole genome shotgun sequence genomic window, GTACAAAATATACTAATATCAGAAAGAATAAGATCATTGTAAAACAACAGAAATATATTATGGCCAAATGCATTCACATCTATCCTATCCCATCGTTTGTCCTTCAAATGAAAATGGTAATGGTATTGAAAATTCTAAAAGTACTTACAAAACCACTTAAAAGGACTTTCCAAAGCACCTTATTAATGCCATTTTCAAGAGTGCTTTGAATTTTACATAAAAATGCATTTATGAGGAGTCGCCTCCATCTCATCGTAAGACCAAAATCTAGATTTACATTcacagaaaaagaagaaaaagaaaggcaTACCTGATTCAAGCCTAAGGCTGGAAGGATCACATCCTGGTACCGGTACTCTGCATTACTAATGATGCCAACCATAAGACCTTGCTCACGCACCCATCTAAGGAATGGTTGGGAATCTTCAAACACCTTATAAGGAGCAGATGAACCAAAGGATGCATATATACGTCTAAACACTTTCTCAAAAGTCTCCTCATCATAATCATATCCAGCCTAATGGTAAAATAAAACAAGATTTTTCATGTCAAAAAAATTTCCCAGTGATGCCCAAATTGTAGTCTGCAGGTTTTTGCAATTCTGAGCCAGCAATTAATGTTTCTTTCCCCCATTCAACATATGATATAACAACAGGTTTGACTCAAACTGTCTATGCCTTTAAAACAAAATGTGGGGAGAAAATTCTAACAAATGTGATCGCTTGAAGAGAGTGGAGAGAAAATGCTTACAAATGTAACTGCTTGAAGCGAATGTGGAAAGAAAATTCTAACAAACGTGATTCTATGAATCTAGAACTATTCACTGCATGCTATGCAAAAATTCAATATTGATGAGTACAGTGGCGGATCCATAACCTCTTTTTGACGGGGGCTTtatagatgaaaaaaaaaataatctgGAAAAAAATACAAGGAGTCAGCTTTACCACTTAGCTAACTTCCACTTAGCTAACTTCTGGAATGGATATTAATTCagttttctatatatatgtaataaggAGCATAAAGATGAGGGGGGTTGAACCCTCCTTGGCCTATGCTAAATCCGTAAGTGGATGAGTATATTTGTGAATCTACTTCGCTGCAAAATGTCATGCCTGTATGTCTAGACGGCTATATCAATTTCTTACCCTGATAAAGGAATCTCTAACGCAAGTTTTCCACCAAATGATGTTAGGCATTTTTGCTGCATATCCAAAACATGGGTAATTTTTTGCCATCTCCTTGTAAGCTAACTTAAAGCCCTCATGCACACGCTTGTAATCAGGGCATGGCAGCCCCACGGATTTGGCTGCCATGCAATAGTAATCACCTAGTTCCCCTTTGTAAGCTAACAATGTACCAGTAACATCTATGGTGATACAGCGCAACTTTGACAAGAGCGAcattttaatta contains:
- the LOC103484251 gene encoding uncharacterized protein LOC103484251, producing MSLLSKLRCITIDVTGTLLAYKGELGDYYCMAAKSVGLPCPDYKRVHEGFKLAYKEMAKNYPCFGYAAKMPNIIWWKTCVRDSFIRAGYDYDEETFEKVFRRIYASFGSSAPYKVFEDSQPFLRWVREQGLMVGIISNAEYRYQDVILPALGLNQGSEWDFGVFSGLEGVEKPDPRIYEIAIERAGNIAPEEALHIGDSLRKDYLPAKSVGMHGLLLDRFKTSDAEEWRKSGAVVLPDLVAARDWLQNN